A window from Streptomyces subrutilus encodes these proteins:
- a CDS encoding ATP-binding protein has product MSLMPTTGHDPAGFDAAADFDTATVCPTTAVAGARDTARTFLEGLRQPAVDPDTADTVVLVVSELVTNALRHGGGTCTLRLTAHPRAIEVAVHDASSRPPRMRTPDLTGGTGGFGWQMVNQLARATVVTRRPAGGKTVRALLAR; this is encoded by the coding sequence ATGAGCCTGATGCCGACGACCGGACACGACCCGGCGGGCTTCGACGCCGCGGCCGATTTCGACACGGCGACCGTCTGCCCCACGACGGCGGTCGCCGGTGCGCGGGACACCGCCCGCACCTTTCTGGAGGGCCTGCGGCAGCCGGCGGTGGACCCGGACACCGCCGACACGGTCGTCCTGGTCGTGTCGGAACTCGTCACCAACGCCCTGCGCCACGGCGGCGGCACCTGCACCCTGCGCCTGACCGCGCACCCGCGCGCCATCGAGGTGGCCGTCCACGACGCCAGTTCCCGGCCGCCGCGGATGCGCACCCCCGACCTGACGGGCGGCACGGGCGGGTTCGGCTGGCAGATGGTCAACCAGCTGGCCCGGGCCACCGTGGTCACCCGCCGTCCGGCGGGCGGAAAGACCGTACGGGCCCTGCTCGCCCGCTAG
- a CDS encoding cold-shock protein encodes MATGTVKWFNAEKGFGFIAQDGGGPDVFAHYSAINATGYRELQEGQAVTFDITQGQKGPQAENITPA; translated from the coding sequence ATGGCCACCGGAACTGTGAAGTGGTTCAACGCGGAGAAGGGCTTCGGCTTCATCGCCCAGGACGGCGGCGGCCCGGACGTCTTCGCCCACTACTCGGCGATCAACGCCACCGGCTACCGCGAGCTCCAGGAGGGTCAGGCCGTGACCTTCGACATCACGCAGGGCCAGAAGGGCCCGCAGGCGGAGAACATCACCCCCGCCTGA
- a CDS encoding MerR family transcriptional regulator, with protein sequence MTADDGLGGRLDDDDYPAYTMGRAAEMLGTTPGFLRAIGEARLITPLRSEGGHRRYSRYQLRIAARARELVDQGTPVEAACRIVILEDQLEEAQRINAEYRRAAGRPDRGGGAEGRGSDG encoded by the coding sequence ATGACAGCGGATGACGGGCTCGGCGGCCGGCTCGACGACGACGACTACCCCGCCTACACGATGGGCCGGGCGGCCGAGATGCTCGGCACCACCCCCGGTTTCCTGCGGGCCATCGGCGAGGCCCGCCTGATCACCCCGCTGCGCTCCGAGGGCGGCCACCGCCGCTACTCGCGCTACCAGCTGCGCATCGCGGCCCGCGCCCGCGAACTCGTCGACCAGGGCACTCCCGTCGAAGCCGCGTGCCGCATCGTCATCCTGGAGGACCAGCTCGAAGAGGCCCAGCGGATCAACGCCGAGTACCGCCGCGCCGCCGGGCGCCCGGACCGGGGCGGGGGCGCCGAGGGCCGGGGCTCCGACGGCTAG
- a CDS encoding FAD-binding oxidoreductase, which translates to MAMSRLSTDQLRERVSGEVVTPGDGDYDAARTVYNAMIDRRPALVVRCATAGDVAAAVDFARENELDLAVRGGGHSVPGFGTCDGGVVADLTALRTVDVDPARRTARAGGGATWGGFDAATHPYGLATTGGIISTTGVGGLTLGGGIGHLSRGQGLSCDNLLSAEVVTADGRRLTASEEEHADLFWALRGGGGNFGAVTSLEFRLAPVGDVYGGPILYELRDAGAVLRGYREFIAGAPQELGAFPAFQIAPPLPFIPEDRHGEPFLLIVACWAGPVEEGERALRPLRALAPVVAEQVGPLPYPALNSAFDALVPPGLQHYWKANFVTELSDAAIEAHLRHGPLVPAVNSAVHIYPVDGACHRVAPDATAFAYRDAAFATVIAGMWPDPADNEANTAWVRDYYAATAPLSEEGGYVNFMAGDDQDRIRANYKGNYDRLVEVKRAYDPGNLFHLNQNVEP; encoded by the coding sequence ATGGCCATGAGCAGGCTCTCGACCGACCAGTTGCGCGAACGGGTGAGCGGCGAGGTCGTCACCCCCGGGGACGGGGACTACGACGCGGCGCGCACGGTCTACAACGCCATGATCGACAGGAGGCCGGCCCTCGTCGTGCGCTGCGCCACCGCGGGCGACGTGGCGGCCGCGGTGGACTTCGCCCGGGAGAACGAGCTGGACCTGGCCGTCCGCGGCGGCGGCCACAGCGTGCCCGGCTTCGGAACCTGTGACGGCGGCGTCGTCGCCGACCTGACCGCGCTGCGCACCGTCGACGTCGACCCCGCGCGCCGCACGGCGCGCGCCGGGGGCGGGGCGACCTGGGGCGGTTTCGACGCGGCGACCCACCCGTACGGTCTGGCGACCACCGGCGGGATCATCTCCACCACCGGAGTCGGCGGGCTCACCCTCGGCGGCGGCATCGGACACCTCAGCCGCGGACAGGGTCTGAGCTGCGACAACCTGCTGTCGGCCGAGGTGGTGACGGCGGACGGGCGCCGGCTCACCGCGAGCGAGGAGGAGCACGCGGACCTGTTCTGGGCGCTGCGCGGCGGCGGCGGCAACTTCGGCGCGGTGACCTCGCTGGAGTTCCGGCTGGCACCGGTCGGGGACGTCTACGGCGGACCGATCCTCTACGAGCTCCGCGACGCGGGCGCCGTGCTGCGCGGCTACCGCGAGTTCATCGCGGGGGCGCCGCAGGAGCTGGGGGCCTTCCCGGCCTTCCAGATCGCCCCGCCCCTCCCGTTCATCCCGGAGGACCGGCACGGCGAGCCCTTCCTGCTGATCGTCGCGTGCTGGGCCGGACCGGTGGAGGAGGGCGAGCGGGCGCTGCGGCCGCTGCGCGCGCTCGCGCCCGTGGTCGCCGAGCAGGTGGGCCCGCTGCCGTACCCGGCGCTGAACAGCGCCTTCGACGCCCTCGTCCCGCCCGGCCTCCAGCACTACTGGAAGGCCAACTTCGTCACCGAGCTCAGCGACGCCGCGATCGAGGCCCACCTGAGGCACGGCCCGCTGGTGCCGGCCGTGAACTCGGCGGTGCACATCTACCCCGTCGACGGCGCCTGCCACCGGGTGGCGCCGGACGCGACCGCCTTCGCCTACCGGGACGCCGCCTTCGCCACGGTCATCGCGGGCATGTGGCCCGACCCCGCGGACAACGAGGCCAACACGGCCTGGGTGCGCGACTACTACGCGGCGACCGCGCCGCTCTCGGAGGAGGGCGGCTACGTCAACTTCATGGCCGGTGACGACCAGGACCGGATCCGCGCCAACTACAAGGGCAACTACGACCGGCTCGTCGAGGTCAAGCGGGCCTACGACCCGGGCAACCTCTTCCACCTGAACCAGAACGTGGAGCCCTAG
- a CDS encoding MerR family transcriptional regulator, with the protein MGRAAEMLGTTPAFLRTLGEARLITPLRSSGGHRRYSRYQLRIAARARELVDGGTPVEAACRIIALEDQLEEALRLNEEMTRHRAGS; encoded by the coding sequence ATGGGCCGGGCAGCGGAGATGCTCGGTACCACCCCCGCCTTCCTCCGCACCCTGGGCGAGGCCCGTCTCATCACCCCGCTCCGCTCCTCCGGCGGCCACCGCCGCTATTCCCGCTACCAGTTGCGCATCGCGGCCCGGGCCAGGGAGCTCGTCGACGGCGGTACGCCGGTCGAGGCGGCCTGCCGGATCATCGCGTTGGAGGACCAGCTGGAGGAGGCGCTCCGGCTGAACGAGGAGATGACCCGCCACCGCGCCGGCTCCTGA
- a CDS encoding cold-shock protein, which produces MASGTVKWFNAEKGFGFIEQEGGGADVFAHYSNIAASGFRELQEGQKVTFDVTQGQKGPQAENIVPA; this is translated from the coding sequence ATGGCATCTGGCACCGTGAAGTGGTTCAACGCGGAAAAGGGCTTCGGCTTCATCGAGCAGGAGGGCGGCGGCGCTGACGTCTTCGCCCACTACTCGAACATCGCCGCCTCCGGCTTCCGTGAGCTTCAGGAAGGCCAGAAGGTTACCTTCGATGTCACGCAGGGCCAGAAGGGCCCGCAGGCCGAGAACATCGTTCCCGCCTGA
- a CDS encoding DEAD/DEAH box helicase codes for MNRTTRTNDRSSARGRTGGSGSSGGSASYGGSSGGSYGGSSARGSRFGSPASGRSGGPARSGGSGRSGYGGRRPAAVQGEFALPKTITPALPAALAFADLDMPEQLLAALTAQGVSVPFPIQGATLPNTLAGRDVLGRGRTGSGKTLAFGLALLARTAGQRAEPRQPLSLILVPTRELAQQVTDALTPYARSVKLRLATVVGGMPIGRQATALRGGAEVVVATPGRLKDLIDRGDCRLNQVAITVLDEADQMADMGFMPQVTALLDQVRPEGQRMLFSATLDRNVDLLVRRYLTDPVVHSVDPSAGAVTTMEHHVLHVHGSDKQATTTEIAARDGRVIMFLDTKHAVDRLTQDLLNSGVRAAALHGGKSQPQRTRTLAQFKTGHVTVLVATNVAARGIHVDNLDLVVNVDPPTDHKDYLHRGGRTARAGESGSVVTLVTPNQRRDMTRLMAAAGIVPQTTQVRSGEAELQRITGAQAPSGVPVTITAPVSDRPRRSSASSRGRRSRPAQERRRSQGLAA; via the coding sequence ATGAACCGCACCACTCGCACGAACGACCGATCCTCCGCCCGCGGCCGCACCGGCGGCTCCGGCTCCTCCGGGGGCTCGGCCTCGTACGGCGGCTCCTCCGGGGGCTCGTACGGCGGCTCCTCCGCCCGCGGCAGCCGCTTCGGCTCGCCCGCGTCCGGCCGCTCCGGCGGGCCGGCCCGCTCCGGCGGCTCCGGCCGCTCCGGATACGGCGGACGTCGCCCGGCCGCCGTGCAGGGCGAGTTCGCGCTGCCGAAGACGATCACGCCGGCGCTGCCCGCGGCCCTGGCCTTCGCCGATCTCGACATGCCCGAGCAGCTGCTCGCCGCCCTCACCGCGCAGGGCGTGAGCGTCCCCTTCCCGATCCAGGGCGCCACCCTGCCCAACACGCTCGCGGGCCGCGACGTGCTCGGCCGCGGCCGCACCGGCTCCGGCAAGACGCTCGCCTTCGGCCTGGCCCTGCTGGCCCGCACCGCCGGCCAGCGCGCCGAGCCGCGCCAGCCGCTCTCGCTGATCCTCGTCCCCACCCGCGAGCTCGCCCAGCAGGTCACCGACGCCCTGACCCCCTACGCCCGCTCGGTCAAGCTCCGCCTGGCCACGGTCGTCGGCGGCATGCCCATCGGCCGCCAGGCCACCGCGCTGCGCGGCGGCGCCGAGGTCGTCGTGGCGACGCCCGGCCGGCTCAAGGACCTCATCGACCGCGGCGACTGCCGGCTGAACCAGGTCGCCATCACCGTCCTCGACGAAGCCGACCAGATGGCCGACATGGGCTTCATGCCGCAGGTCACCGCACTCCTCGACCAGGTGCGCCCCGAAGGCCAGCGGATGCTGTTCTCCGCGACCCTGGACCGCAACGTCGACCTGCTGGTCCGCCGCTACCTGACCGACCCCGTCGTCCACTCCGTCGACCCCTCGGCCGGCGCGGTGACCACGATGGAGCACCACGTGCTGCACGTCCACGGCTCCGACAAGCAGGCCACGACCACGGAGATCGCCGCCCGCGACGGCCGCGTCATCATGTTCCTGGACACCAAGCACGCCGTCGACCGGCTCACCCAGGACCTCCTCAACAGCGGCGTGCGGGCCGCGGCCCTGCACGGCGGCAAGTCCCAGCCCCAGCGCACCCGCACCCTGGCCCAGTTCAAGACCGGCCACGTCACCGTGCTCGTCGCCACGAACGTCGCCGCCCGCGGCATCCACGTCGACAACCTCGACCTCGTGGTGAACGTGGACCCGCCCACCGACCACAAGGACTACCTGCACCGCGGCGGACGCACCGCCCGCGCCGGCGAGTCCGGCAGCGTCGTCACCCTGGTCACCCCCAACCAGCGCCGCGACATGACCCGCCTGATGGCCGCCGCGGGCATCGTCCCGCAGACCACCCAGGTCCGCTCCGGCGAAGCCGAGCTCCAGCGCATCACGGGTGCGCAGGCCCCCTCCGGCGTCCCCGTCACCATCACCGCACCGGTCTCGGACCGCCCGCGGCGCAGCTCCGCCTCCTCGCGCGGGCGGCGCAGCCGTCCGGCGCAGGAGCGCCGCCGCTCCCAGGGCCTCGCCGCCTGA
- a CDS encoding SCO5918 family protein, whose translation MRFVIARYPFDLEKSEVEQSMKGVKPEPITGASVIISRRSYPVKQVGEVITRQDRRDFTAAEVTRALTRLGFTCRDVSAPVPVRALTPLQEASALLGSPAGA comes from the coding sequence ATGCGCTTCGTCATCGCCCGATACCCCTTCGACCTCGAGAAGAGCGAGGTCGAGCAGTCGATGAAGGGCGTCAAGCCCGAGCCGATCACGGGAGCGTCCGTGATCATCAGCCGCCGCTCGTACCCCGTCAAGCAGGTCGGCGAGGTCATCACCCGCCAGGACCGGCGCGACTTCACCGCCGCCGAGGTCACCCGGGCGCTGACCCGGCTCGGTTTCACCTGCCGCGACGTCAGCGCCCCCGTACCGGTGCGCGCCCTGACCCCGCTGCAGGAGGCCTCGGCGCTGCTGGGGAGCCCGGCCGGCGCGTGA
- a CDS encoding SigB/SigF/SigG family RNA polymerase sigma factor: MNRTELTDVATDEARALSVALFQRLSLLEQGGAEYSYVRNTLVELNLSLVKYAARRFRGRSEPMEDIVQVGTIGLIKAINRFDPARGVEFASFAMPTISGEIKRFFRDTSWAVKVPRRLQELRIDTAKAHDALEQDLGREPTDTELAGRLHVTAEELAEGRKAAHAYSARSLDAPAQDDGERDAHAAPTVLSTEEGAYDRIECLESLKPMLAGLPERERTLLALRFGQELTQAEIGDRLGLSQMHVSRLLNRTLTRLRTGLLTDELPEDATEAPAHAAHTAHTASAA; this comes from the coding sequence ATGAACCGTACGGAATTGACGGACGTCGCCACCGACGAGGCCCGGGCCCTGTCCGTGGCCCTCTTCCAGCGCCTGTCCCTGCTGGAGCAGGGCGGCGCGGAGTACTCCTACGTCCGCAACACCCTCGTCGAGCTCAACCTCAGCCTGGTCAAGTACGCCGCCCGCCGCTTCCGCGGCCGCAGCGAGCCGATGGAGGACATCGTCCAGGTCGGCACGATCGGCCTGATCAAGGCGATCAACCGGTTCGACCCCGCGCGCGGCGTCGAATTCGCCTCCTTCGCGATGCCGACGATCAGCGGCGAGATCAAGCGGTTCTTCCGGGACACCAGCTGGGCGGTGAAGGTGCCGCGCCGGCTCCAGGAGCTGCGGATCGACACCGCCAAGGCCCACGACGCGCTGGAGCAGGACCTCGGCCGCGAGCCGACCGACACCGAGCTCGCCGGGCGGCTGCACGTGACGGCCGAGGAGCTCGCCGAGGGCCGCAAGGCCGCGCACGCGTACTCCGCGCGCTCCCTCGACGCCCCGGCCCAGGACGACGGCGAGCGCGACGCGCACGCCGCCCCGACCGTCCTGAGCACGGAAGAGGGCGCCTACGACCGGATCGAGTGCCTGGAGTCGCTCAAGCCGATGCTGGCCGGGCTCCCCGAGCGGGAGCGGACGCTGCTCGCGCTGCGGTTCGGGCAGGAGCTGACGCAGGCGGAGATCGGCGACCGGCTGGGCCTGTCGCAGATGCACGTGTCGCGGCTGCTGAACCGCACCCTGACCCGACTGCGCACCGGCCTGCTCACGGACGAGCTGCCGGAGGACGCCACCGAGGCCCCCGCGCACGCGGCCCACACGGCCCACACGGCCTCGGCGGCGTAG
- a CDS encoding ATP-binding protein: MAEQTRRLILGGATTGVVARCRDFTRLALADWGWPGGPEAVEDVLLLVSEVVTNACLHAGGPRELVLRHGAGGLRVELSDDSPELPHRRPPGNRALPGGHGLIVVERLARSWGAEPFAGERPGKTVWLEIASDGTRG; this comes from the coding sequence GTGGCCGAGCAGACGCGGAGGCTGATCCTCGGGGGCGCCACGACCGGAGTCGTGGCCCGCTGCCGCGATTTCACGCGCCTGGCGCTGGCCGACTGGGGTTGGCCCGGAGGGCCGGAGGCGGTGGAGGACGTACTGCTCCTCGTCTCCGAAGTGGTGACCAATGCCTGCCTGCACGCCGGCGGGCCGCGGGAACTGGTGCTGCGGCACGGGGCCGGCGGACTGCGCGTGGAGCTCAGCGACGACAGCCCCGAGCTCCCGCACCGGCGTCCGCCCGGCAACCGGGCGCTGCCCGGCGGACACGGACTGATCGTGGTGGAACGCCTCGCGCGGAGCTGGGGCGCGGAGCCGTTCGCGGGAGAGCGGCCCGGCAAGACGGTGTGGCTGGAGATCGCGTCGGACGGGACCCGGGGATGA
- a CDS encoding aspartate aminotransferase family protein translates to MNPEAAALAAVKDADRKHVFHSWSAQELIDPLAVAGAEGSYFWDYQGNRYLDFSSALVYTNIGYQHPKVTAAIADQAARLCTVAPGFAVDVRSEAARLIAERTPGDLNKIFFTNAGAEAVENAVRMARVHTGRPKVLSAYRSYHGATSTAINLTGDARRFGNDSATAGVVHFWGPFAYRSPFYAADEAEECERALRHLEDTIVFEGPQSIAAIILETVGGAPGVLVHPDGYLAGVRELCDRHGIVFILDEVMVGFGRTGRWFASEHWDVTPDLICFAKGVTSGYVPLGGVAISAAIAETFARRPYPGGLTYSGHVLACAAAVATLNVMEEEGIVEQSARTGAQLLGPGLRALAERHPSVGEVRGLGTFWALELVRDKGTREPLVPYNAAGADNAPMAEFAAACKKGGVWPLTAGNRLHVAPACNITPQDVAKGLAVLDEALSVADAHTT, encoded by the coding sequence ATGAACCCAGAAGCCGCTGCCCTCGCCGCCGTGAAAGACGCCGACCGGAAGCATGTCTTCCATTCCTGGTCGGCTCAGGAGCTCATCGACCCCCTCGCCGTCGCCGGGGCCGAAGGCTCGTACTTCTGGGACTACCAGGGCAACCGCTACCTCGACTTCTCCAGCGCCCTCGTCTACACCAACATCGGCTACCAGCACCCCAAGGTCACCGCGGCCATCGCGGACCAGGCGGCCCGGCTGTGCACCGTCGCGCCCGGCTTCGCCGTCGACGTGCGCTCCGAGGCGGCCCGGCTGATCGCCGAGCGGACCCCCGGCGACCTGAACAAGATCTTCTTCACCAACGCGGGCGCCGAGGCCGTCGAGAACGCCGTCCGCATGGCCCGGGTGCACACCGGCCGGCCCAAGGTGCTCTCCGCCTACCGCTCCTACCACGGCGCCACCTCCACCGCGATCAACCTCACGGGCGACGCCCGGCGCTTCGGCAACGACAGCGCCACCGCCGGCGTCGTCCACTTCTGGGGCCCCTTCGCCTACCGCTCGCCCTTCTACGCCGCCGACGAGGCCGAGGAGTGCGAGCGCGCCCTGCGCCACCTGGAGGACACGATCGTCTTCGAGGGGCCGCAGTCCATCGCCGCGATCATCCTGGAGACCGTGGGCGGGGCCCCCGGCGTGCTCGTGCACCCCGACGGCTACCTGGCCGGCGTGCGCGAGCTCTGCGACCGCCACGGCATCGTCTTCATCCTCGACGAGGTCATGGTCGGCTTCGGCCGCACCGGCCGCTGGTTCGCCTCCGAGCACTGGGACGTCACCCCCGACCTCATCTGCTTCGCCAAGGGCGTCACCAGCGGATACGTCCCCCTCGGCGGCGTCGCCATCTCCGCCGCCATCGCCGAGACCTTCGCCCGGCGCCCCTACCCGGGCGGGCTCACCTACTCCGGGCACGTGCTGGCCTGCGCCGCGGCCGTCGCCACCCTGAACGTCATGGAGGAGGAGGGCATCGTCGAACAGTCCGCCCGCACCGGCGCCCAGCTCCTCGGCCCGGGGCTGCGCGCGCTCGCCGAGCGGCACCCCTCGGTCGGCGAGGTCCGCGGCCTGGGCACCTTCTGGGCGCTGGAGCTCGTACGCGACAAGGGGACCCGCGAGCCGCTCGTCCCGTACAACGCCGCCGGGGCCGACAACGCGCCCATGGCCGAATTCGCCGCCGCCTGCAAGAAGGGCGGGGTCTGGCCGCTGACCGCCGGGAACCGCCTGCACGTAGCGCCGGCCTGCAACATCACGCCGCAGGACGTGGCCAAGGGGCTGGCCGTCCTGGACGAGGCCCTTTCGGTGGCCGACGCGCACACCACCTGA
- the pucL gene encoding factor-independent urate hydroxylase, whose translation MSKHVLAQNQYGKAENRIVKVTRKGNDGSWHEIRDLNVSVALRGEFRDVHLTGDNANCLPTDTTKNTVYAFGKEHGIASPEAFGILLAKHFVSSQDPIREAQIRIEEFAWERIPVPTRKEQHSFALKGTEVRTAQVTYSETTGLQVVSGLKDLTVMNSTNSEFHGFIKDRYTILKEAYDRILATKVTARWAHSALAADEAGYDWDQAYKKVRKNLLEAFAETYSYSLQQTLNQMAERVLDNCPKVNEVRLNLPNKHHFLVDLEPFGLKNDNEVYFAADRMYGLIEGTIHRDGVQPVIATSDWIVA comes from the coding sequence ATGAGCAAGCACGTCCTGGCCCAGAACCAGTACGGCAAGGCCGAGAACCGCATCGTCAAGGTGACCCGCAAGGGCAACGACGGTTCCTGGCACGAGATCCGCGACCTCAACGTCTCGGTCGCGCTCCGCGGTGAGTTCCGCGACGTCCACCTCACCGGCGACAACGCCAACTGCCTGCCGACCGACACCACCAAGAACACCGTGTACGCCTTCGGCAAGGAGCACGGCATCGCCTCCCCCGAGGCCTTCGGCATCCTGCTCGCCAAGCACTTCGTCTCCTCCCAGGACCCGATCCGCGAGGCGCAGATACGCATCGAGGAATTCGCCTGGGAGCGCATCCCCGTCCCGACGCGCAAGGAGCAGCACTCCTTCGCCCTCAAGGGCACCGAGGTGCGCACCGCCCAGGTCACCTACAGCGAGACCACCGGCCTCCAGGTCGTCTCGGGGCTGAAGGACCTGACGGTCATGAACTCGACGAACTCCGAGTTCCACGGCTTCATCAAGGACAGGTACACGATCCTCAAGGAGGCGTACGACCGCATCCTGGCGACCAAGGTGACCGCCCGCTGGGCGCACTCGGCGCTGGCCGCCGACGAGGCCGGGTACGACTGGGACCAGGCGTACAAGAAGGTTCGCAAGAACCTCCTGGAGGCCTTCGCGGAGACCTACTCGTACTCGCTCCAGCAGACCCTGAACCAGATGGCCGAGCGCGTCCTCGACAACTGCCCCAAGGTCAACGAGGTGCGCCTCAACCTGCCGAACAAGCACCACTTCCTCGTCGACCTGGAGCCCTTCGGCCTCAAGAACGACAACGAGGTCTACTTCGCCGCCGACCGGATGTACGGGCTCATCGAGGGCACCATCCACCGCGACGGCGTGCAGCCGGTGATCGCCACGTCCGACTGGATCGTCGCCTAG
- a CDS encoding class F sortase has translation MPRAKWAVGALTVTVLAGGLGVLRHTEGARPAVVASATDDALPSRALGLSGHRRLVRQLEHSAEHRSGAGARSPGSAAGPLRTVRGALRPARPLRLRIPSLGVDVPLSGLRGEADWEATGPAPGAAGTAVVTWAGLGPGMLRRGRTIEIPRADGRTAVFTVVRVSPGQAPGPGDGGREADGRGRLRLVGGETAVLARLTGQRRTR, from the coding sequence ATGCCCCGCGCCAAGTGGGCCGTCGGCGCGCTGACGGTGACCGTGCTGGCGGGCGGACTCGGGGTGCTGCGCCACACCGAGGGCGCCCGGCCCGCGGTCGTCGCGTCCGCCACCGACGACGCCCTTCCCTCGCGCGCCCTGGGACTGTCCGGCCACCGCAGGCTCGTCCGGCAGCTGGAGCACTCCGCCGAGCACCGGTCCGGTGCGGGCGCCCGCTCGCCCGGGTCGGCCGCCGGGCCGCTGCGCACGGTGCGCGGTGCGCTCCGGCCGGCGCGGCCGCTGCGGCTGCGGATTCCCAGCCTCGGCGTCGACGTGCCGCTGAGCGGGCTCCGCGGCGAGGCCGACTGGGAGGCCACAGGACCGGCGCCGGGTGCGGCCGGCACCGCCGTGGTCACCTGGGCCGGTCTGGGGCCCGGCATGCTGCGGCGGGGGCGGACCATCGAGATCCCCCGGGCCGACGGGCGTACGGCCGTGTTCACCGTGGTCCGGGTCTCTCCCGGCCAGGCTCCCGGCCCCGGGGACGGCGGCCGGGAGGCGGACGGCCGGGGCCGGCTGCGGCTGGTCGGCGGCGAGACCGCCGTCCTGGCCCGGCTGACGGGGCAGCGCCGGACCCGCTGA